AGTCAGCAACGGGAAAGTCGGGGAGAACCTACCGGCCGGGGTTTTTGTCAAACTTGTAGTCTTTGGGAGCCGTGACGGTGCCGGTTTTGTAGGGGTTGCGGGCGTTCAAGTCGATGCCAAAACCAGGACTGCGGCGCTTCTTAAACTTGGCTTTGTCGTTATTGCGGCGCGACGATTCGCTGTAGGCTTTGTATTTCTTGGGGTTGCCCCCTTGCCGGACCGTATCCTGGGAGCAGGCCGCACCGGTCATTAGCAGGGCCAAAGCACATATGTTTAGTAGTCGTTTCATGAGAGAGGCACTTGAAAACAGCCCATTCGGCCGGACTGGATTATGGTGCTCTAGTATACTAATAATGAGAAGGAAAAGATACGGTAACACGCGGCTGGCGCTTTGCACCCAACGGCGCAGCTTATAAGCTCAGCAGCTCCCGAAACAGCACCGACTGCTTGCGCGACACCTCCACTTCCGGCCCTTCGCGCAGCTTGATCTTGAGCGTATTGCTAAACCAGGGCTCAATGCTGTCAATCCATTTCAGGTTGATAATCTGCTGGCGGTTGGCCCGGAAAAACACTTTCGGGTCGAGGCGGGCCTCCAGGTGCTGCAGGGTCCGCGGAATCAGGGGGCGGTGCTGCTCGAAGTAGATTTGAGTGTAGCTGCCGTTAATTTCGAACAGCTTAATGTCGGAGAGACGCACAAACCAGCACCGCTCCCCATCTTTGACAAATACCTGGTCCTGGGCCGATAAGGGCGTGGGGGCAGGCTCTTCAGTGGGTGCGGCCGGGGTGGTTATGGCCGGCGTCAGGAGCTGGGTCCGGGCCTTCTCAAGCGCCGTAGCCAGGCGAGCCTCGCTGATGGGCTTGAGCAGGTAATCCAGGGCGTTGACTTCGAAGGCCCGCAGCGCATACTCGTCGTAGGCAGTCGTGAAAATGACCTGCGGGGCCGCGTCCAGGGAGGCCAGCAGCTCGAAGCCGGTTTCGCCGGGCATGTGAATATCGAGAAACAGCAAATCGGGCTGGAGCTGGGCGAGCTGGGTGCGGGCTTCGGCCGCGTGCCGGGCTTCACCCACAATCGTGATGTCGGGGAAGGCCTGAAGCAGGTGGCGCAGCTCGGTGCGGGCCAGGCGGGAATCATCAACCAGCAGGGCGTTCATAGTGGGCAAGGGCGGCGGGAAAGGAGGGGTAAGAAATGGGTCTGATAAACGGCTAGGCCGAAACCAAAGCCGCTGCCGCTGGTACGGACTGGGACAACGGGCCGGCTGGCAGGTGCAGTTCGGCCACCACGGTATCGGGCGTGGCCGGGTCGTTGGTCAGCTGCAGGCCAGCCGCCTTGCCGAAGAGCAGCTGCAGCCGCTCCCGGGCGTTGCGCAGGCCCACGCCCTCGTGGCCCGGCCGGGGCT
Above is a genomic segment from Hymenobacter cellulosivorans containing:
- a CDS encoding LytR/AlgR family response regulator transcription factor, which gives rise to MNALLVDDSRLARTELRHLLQAFPDITIVGEARHAAEARTQLAQLQPDLLFLDIHMPGETGFELLASLDAAPQVIFTTAYDEYALRAFEVNALDYLLKPISEARLATALEKARTQLLTPAITTPAAPTEEPAPTPLSAQDQVFVKDGERCWFVRLSDIKLFEINGSYTQIYFEQHRPLIPRTLQHLEARLDPKVFFRANRQQIINLKWIDSIEPWFSNTLKIKLREGPEVEVSRKQSVLFRELLSL